A window of Ignavibacterium sp. contains these coding sequences:
- a CDS encoding PorV/PorQ family protein gives MKKLIIIFLAVACIVPSIAGDKSRKGTTGADQLLVPVGARGIATGEAFLSNVTGLEALYYNPAGFAHTTGSEAMFSYMTYIADINVSYFAIGTNLGDLGSFAFSIKTFDIGDIPVTTFDAPDGDGSTYSPGFLTAGLSYAKVITDRVSVGVNAKVISETILDANATGFAVDFGVQYRFNNNLTLGAAVKNIGTNMVYSGSNLQVNTGIPGTLPGSREGTFEVVAEPFQIPSYFELAVGYTYDINEQNMLQIASTFRNNNALEDQMKFGLEYGFNQMFFLRAGYDLLLENTDQNTFGFTAGAGINYQMTDGINVVLDYAFRDVKEFPTANHIFTVKLGLE, from the coding sequence ATGAAAAAATTGATAATTATATTTTTAGCTGTAGCTTGCATTGTTCCAAGCATTGCAGGCGATAAATCGAGGAAAGGAACTACTGGTGCTGACCAGCTGCTTGTTCCTGTTGGTGCAAGAGGTATAGCAACTGGTGAAGCTTTCCTTTCTAATGTTACTGGTTTGGAAGCACTGTATTACAATCCGGCTGGTTTTGCTCATACCACCGGAAGTGAAGCAATGTTCAGTTATATGACTTACATTGCTGATATCAATGTTTCTTATTTTGCTATCGGAACCAATCTTGGCGATTTAGGTTCCTTTGCTTTCAGTATAAAAACATTCGATATCGGTGATATTCCTGTTACCACTTTTGATGCTCCTGATGGTGATGGTTCCACTTATTCTCCGGGATTTTTGACTGCAGGATTATCATATGCTAAAGTGATAACAGATAGAGTAAGTGTTGGTGTAAATGCAAAAGTTATTAGCGAAACTATACTCGATGCTAATGCTACTGGTTTTGCGGTTGATTTTGGTGTTCAGTATAGATTTAATAATAATTTAACACTTGGTGCTGCTGTAAAAAATATCGGTACTAATATGGTTTATAGCGGTTCTAATTTGCAGGTTAACACTGGTATACCTGGAACATTGCCAGGTTCAAGAGAAGGCACCTTCGAAGTAGTTGCTGAACCATTCCAGATTCCTAGCTATTTTGAATTAGCTGTTGGTTATACTTATGATATTAACGAACAGAATATGCTTCAGATAGCTTCAACTTTCAGGAACAATAATGCACTTGAAGATCAGATGAAATTTGGTCTCGAATATGGATTCAATCAGATGTTCTTCCTGAGAGCTGGTTATGATTTACTTCTTGAAAATACTGATCAGAATACATTTGGTTTCACAGCCGGCGCCGGTATAAACTATCAAATGACCGACGGAATTAATGTTGTTCTTGATTATGCTTTCAGAGATGTTAAAGAATTCCCAACTGCTAATCATATTTTCACCGTTAAACTTGGTCTTGAATAG
- a CDS encoding GWxTD domain-containing protein, translated as MKKLFTVLFVLLTKSSVLFSQDAGFDFDYAQFAYDSASNYVEIYYVFDQSKLTTVNKEGENLVEAALSIQITDSTTSDTLVNNQWLIRHPVEVVTTGAQSLVGVVSFILPKGILKCVVKGTDLNKTDNFRSITEFLRVKPLLNSSAAISDIQLASKMIQGSENKNSIFYKNTYEVIPIPNLVFGGNQPALFFYSEIYNISDPAMKSDTLKLNEIIFNSRGKIVREKNKMISRKNDTRVEVGSFILSQLPTDTYTLAISLIDTASDIGVTSSKKFFVYNPDVIETDSVYHQVKPVLSSTFGTMSEEELDDIFDKSKYIATSQEIDKYKKLSGVDGKREFLFNFWNGRDQDPSTKENEYFYDYLQRVESANTRFSSMQKAGWKTDRGRVFIIYGEPSEIERYPNQIESRPYEIWYYNDIEGGVYFIFADLTGFSEYTLVHSTKRGELRDDNWGRRIIIAR; from the coding sequence ATGAAAAAATTATTTACTGTTTTATTTGTTCTGCTTACTAAATCATCAGTCCTCTTTTCTCAGGATGCTGGATTTGATTTTGACTATGCTCAGTTTGCTTATGATTCAGCATCAAATTATGTTGAAATCTATTATGTATTTGATCAGTCAAAACTAACCACCGTCAATAAAGAAGGTGAAAATCTGGTTGAAGCCGCCTTAAGTATTCAAATTACTGACAGCACTACAAGTGATACATTGGTAAACAATCAATGGCTGATAAGACATCCGGTAGAAGTTGTAACAACCGGAGCTCAGAGTCTGGTCGGTGTTGTAAGTTTTATTCTTCCAAAAGGAATATTAAAATGCGTTGTTAAAGGAACTGATCTTAACAAAACTGATAACTTCAGGTCAATTACAGAATTTCTGAGAGTAAAACCTTTATTAAATTCTTCAGCTGCAATAAGTGATATTCAACTTGCTTCAAAAATGATTCAGGGAAGTGAGAATAAAAATTCGATTTTTTATAAGAACACTTATGAAGTTATACCAATTCCAAATTTAGTATTTGGTGGCAATCAGCCAGCATTGTTTTTCTACTCTGAAATTTACAACATATCTGATCCCGCGATGAAGAGTGATACATTAAAATTAAATGAAATTATTTTCAACAGTCGAGGTAAAATTGTTCGCGAAAAAAATAAAATGATTTCAAGAAAAAATGATACAAGAGTTGAAGTTGGATCATTTATTCTTTCTCAGTTGCCAACTGACACTTATACTCTTGCAATCTCACTAATTGATACTGCCAGCGATATTGGAGTTACTTCTTCAAAAAAATTCTTTGTCTATAATCCTGATGTTATTGAAACCGATTCCGTATATCATCAGGTAAAACCCGTACTTAGCTCGACCTTTGGAACAATGTCAGAAGAAGAGCTCGATGATATATTTGATAAGTCAAAGTACATCGCAACTTCGCAGGAAATTGATAAATATAAAAAGTTAAGTGGTGTTGATGGGAAGCGGGAATTTCTTTTTAATTTCTGGAATGGCAGAGATCAGGATCCGTCAACGAAAGAGAATGAATATTTTTATGATTATCTGCAAAGAGTTGAATCAGCAAACACGAGATTCAGTTCGATGCAAAAAGCTGGTTGGAAAACTGACAGAGGAAGAGTATTCATAATTTATGGCGAGCCATCAGAAATAGAAAGATACCCGAATCAGATTGAAAGTCGACCTTATGAGATCTGGTATTACAATGATATTGAAGGTGGTGTTTATTTCATCTTTGCTGATCTCACAGGATTTTCTGAATATACTCTTGTTCATTCTACAAAACGAGGTGAACTAAGAGATGATAATTGGGGCAGAAGAATTATAATTGCCCGCTAA